The Chryseolinea soli genome contains a region encoding:
- a CDS encoding ABC transporter permease translates to MIKNYLLIAVRNIFRNKLFSTVNILGLAFGICSALLIFLWVNDELEYDYFHANANRLYRVMENQKYTDGRIYTFAATPGPMAPFIKEKYPEIEKATRFTWETNNLMQVEDKTFYEMGRYVDQDFVEMFSFPFLKGNMATALKDKNSIVITEKMAKKYFGDQEPLGKVLLMNTKRSFTVTGVLKDIPRNSSIQFEYLLPFEVFWDDNTWLHEWGNNNIRTFLLLREGTNRENFAAKFKNEIDAHQEKSNVELFIQPQAEAYLYGDFENGVQSGGRIESVKIFFVVAVFVLVIACINFMNLSTAQATKRAKEVGLRKVIGAVPSQLFRQFMGESFVTVCISALLALLFALLLIPIFNEITGKALTLNLLDSRLLMIFGIIIIFTAFVAGSYPALFISEFKPVQVLKGQLKSGSRAAVFRKVLVVVQFTMSIILIISTTVVFRQMNFMENRDIGFDRENVFYLWMEGDVRPKLETFRTRLLAQPGIESVTSASQIPIDIGNSTVGVEWEGKDPNEKILFSNINVDFEFIQAMKMNMKEGRPFDRSRISDTSNYIVNEKAAEKFGFKDGVADQDLTMWDRKGKIVGVVKDFNFGSLHSAVDPLILRMDPKETYCLLVRVKPTEKDAGLRSTEILWKEYAPGYPFKYSFLNQNWEDFYKTEAQRGKVFNTLAILSIFISCLGLFGLSAFSAERRTKELGIRKALGASMPGLVRLMGKEFTVLVLFAAALGCPFGWYLMTQWLETYAYHVDVGYLTLIMAAVVCLVISLVTISYHSVKVAASDPVKSLRYE, encoded by the coding sequence ATGATCAAAAATTATCTCCTCATCGCCGTAAGGAATATCTTCCGGAATAAGTTGTTCTCCACCGTCAACATCCTGGGCCTGGCGTTCGGGATTTGCAGCGCACTGTTGATCTTTTTGTGGGTGAACGATGAACTGGAGTATGACTATTTCCACGCCAACGCAAATCGCCTCTACCGCGTCATGGAGAACCAGAAGTATACCGACGGTCGCATCTACACCTTTGCGGCCACGCCGGGTCCCATGGCGCCCTTTATAAAAGAAAAATATCCGGAGATCGAGAAGGCCACACGGTTCACGTGGGAGACCAACAACCTCATGCAGGTGGAGGATAAGACCTTCTACGAAATGGGCCGCTATGTGGACCAGGATTTTGTGGAGATGTTCAGCTTCCCTTTTCTGAAAGGCAACATGGCCACTGCACTGAAGGACAAGAACTCCATCGTGATCACGGAGAAGATGGCGAAAAAATATTTCGGCGACCAGGAGCCGCTCGGCAAAGTGTTGCTCATGAACACCAAACGATCTTTCACTGTCACGGGCGTCCTCAAAGATATTCCCCGCAATTCGTCTATCCAGTTTGAATACCTCTTGCCCTTCGAAGTTTTTTGGGATGACAACACCTGGCTGCACGAATGGGGCAACAACAACATCCGCACCTTCCTGCTGTTGCGCGAAGGAACGAATCGTGAGAATTTTGCAGCCAAGTTTAAAAATGAGATCGATGCACACCAGGAGAAAAGCAACGTAGAGCTTTTCATCCAACCCCAGGCAGAGGCCTACCTCTATGGCGATTTCGAGAACGGCGTGCAGTCCGGCGGACGCATCGAATCGGTGAAGATTTTTTTCGTGGTGGCCGTGTTCGTGCTCGTGATCGCTTGCATCAATTTTATGAACCTGTCTACCGCACAAGCCACCAAGCGCGCCAAGGAAGTGGGGCTGCGGAAAGTGATCGGGGCTGTGCCAAGCCAGTTGTTCCGGCAATTTATGGGCGAGTCGTTTGTGACGGTTTGTATCAGTGCGCTCCTCGCGTTACTCTTTGCGCTGTTGCTCATACCGATCTTCAACGAGATCACCGGCAAAGCGCTCACCTTAAACCTGCTGGATTCCCGGTTGCTGATGATCTTCGGGATCATCATTATCTTCACCGCTTTTGTGGCGGGTAGCTATCCCGCCTTGTTCATTTCCGAATTCAAACCGGTGCAGGTGCTGAAAGGTCAACTGAAAAGCGGCAGCCGTGCCGCAGTGTTCCGCAAGGTCCTGGTGGTGGTTCAGTTCACCATGTCGATCATCCTCATCATCAGCACCACGGTAGTGTTCCGGCAGATGAATTTTATGGAAAATCGCGACATCGGTTTCGATCGCGAAAATGTATTTTACCTGTGGATGGAAGGCGACGTCCGCCCCAAGCTGGAGACCTTCCGCACACGCCTGCTGGCACAACCCGGCATTGAAAGCGTGACCTCGGCCAGCCAGATCCCCATCGACATCGGCAATTCTACCGTAGGCGTCGAGTGGGAAGGCAAGGATCCCAACGAAAAGATCCTCTTCAGCAACATCAACGTGGACTTCGAATTTATCCAGGCCATGAAGATGAACATGAAGGAAGGCCGGCCCTTCGACCGGTCCCGCATCAGCGATACGTCCAACTACATCGTCAACGAAAAAGCCGCCGAGAAATTTGGCTTCAAAGACGGCGTGGCCGACCAGGACCTCACCATGTGGGACCGCAAAGGCAAGATCGTTGGTGTGGTAAAAGACTTTAACTTCGGGTCGCTCCATAGCGCCGTGGATCCGCTCATCCTGCGCATGGATCCGAAAGAAACCTACTGCTTGTTGGTGCGCGTGAAACCCACGGAAAAGGATGCCGGCCTCCGGTCGACTGAGATCTTGTGGAAAGAGTATGCCCCGGGGTATCCCTTCAAATATTCCTTCCTCAACCAGAACTGGGAAGACTTCTACAAAACCGAGGCCCAACGTGGCAAAGTGTTCAACACGCTGGCCATCCTGTCCATTTTCATTTCATGCCTCGGCCTGTTCGGACTCTCGGCCTTCTCTGCCGAGCGCCGCACCAAAGAACTGGGCATTCGCAAGGCGCTGGGTGCGTCCATGCCGGGCCTGGTCCGTTTGATGGGCAAAGAATTTACCGTGTTGGTGCTGTTCGCCGCCGCTTTAGGTTGCCCCTTCGGCTGGTACCTCATGACGCAATGGTTGGAGACCTATGCCTACCACGTCGATGTGGGCTATCTCACCT